The Chryseobacterium oranimense genome contains the following window.
GCAGCCGGTTTTCTTTGGTTCGGCTTTAAATAATTTCGGAGTCCGTGAGCTATTGGATGCATTCATTGAAATTGCTCCGATGCCTCAGCCTAAAGAAAGTGATGTACGTATTGTGAAACCGGAAGAGAGCAATTTTACCGGATTCGTTTTCAAAATTCACGCGAATATGGATCCCAAACATAGAGACAGGCTTGCCTTCGTAAAAATTGTTTCCGGAACATTCAAAAGAAATGAAAACTACCTGTTGGTAAGAGAAGGCAAAAAAATGAAATTCTCTTCTCCTAATGCTTTCTTTGCTGACAAGAAAGAGGTGGTGGACGAAAGTTTCCCGGGAGACATTGTAGGACTTCATGATACCGGAAGCTTCAGGATTGGTGATACATTGACAGGAGGGGAAAAACTGAGCTTCAAAGGGGTTCCAAGTTTCTCACCTGAACATTTCCGTTATATCAACAACAATGATCCTCTTAAAGCCAAGCAGTTGGCAAAAGGTATTGATCAGCTGATGGATGAAGGGGTTGCGCAATTGTTTACCCTGGAAATGAACAACAGAAAAATCATCGGAACGGTTGGAGCGCTTCAGTATGAGGTTATCCAGTACCGTCTGGAGCATGAATATGGGGCCAAATGTACATACGAACCTCTTTCCATGCATAAAGCATGCTGGGTGGAGGCTGATGAAAAGTCTGAAGAGTTTAAGGAATTTGCAAGATTAAAGCAGCGTTTCCTTGCAAGAGATAAGTATAACCAGCTTGTATTTCTGGCAGATTCTTCGTTCACGATTCATATGACCCAGGAAAAGTTCCCGAATGTGAAACTGCATTTTATAAGCGAATTTCAGCAAAGTTAAATTCTAACATAAATAAAAAAACCGTTCTTCTGAACGGTTTTTTTATTTATGTTGATGATCTATTATCTAGGTACCATCATTAGTTTCTTAACAATCTTTTCTCCATCTACTGTAACATGAATCATATAGGATCCGGTAGGTAAATGTTTTAAGTTAATCTGCTCAAGAAGTTCATCAAATATATATTTGGTCTTTTTAGGAACAATCAGCTTCCCATCCATTGAGAATAATTCATAAGTAATAACGTACGGACGAAGGGGAACCTGTCTTGGGAAATCTGCTTTGATATAAACATAACCATCATTGGAAGGCACAGGATATATCATGAGACCCTGGTATATCCTTGTAGGTATTACCGGATCTCTTGGATCTGGTCCCGGATCTACTACCACCGATGAATTAATTGTAAAGTTTTTTAAATTGACATTAAAGAATATATTATTAGCAGCTTTCACCATAATTCTGGCATTATTGGTAATGGTACCAAGACCGCCCGGAACAGTATAATTATAAGAACCTGTATTAGGAGTGCTTGCCACCAAAACAGTTGAGAATGTGAGCCCTCCGTCTTTTGACAACAGGATGGTTACATTAGGTGCGCTTATCGGTGCTGCTGTTGTATTGGCAACATCCCATGTAATTGGATATGACTGACCTTGAGTCCA
Protein-coding sequences here:
- a CDS encoding peptide chain release factor 3, with amino-acid sequence MSDLIKEIQKRKTFGIISHPDAGKTTLTEKLLLFGGAIQEAGAVKSNKIKKGATSDFMEIERQRGISVATSVLAFEYKDHKINILDTPGHKDFAEDTYRTLTAVDSVIVVIDVAKGVEEQTEKLVKVCRMRNIPMLVFINKLDREGKDAFDLLDEVEQKLGLRVVPLSIPIGMGSDFQGIYNIWENNIQLFLEEKKQKVGESIKFDDINDPSIDEVIGEKAAQNLRDELELVQSVYPEFNREDYMNGDLQPVFFGSALNNFGVRELLDAFIEIAPMPQPKESDVRIVKPEESNFTGFVFKIHANMDPKHRDRLAFVKIVSGTFKRNENYLLVREGKKMKFSSPNAFFADKKEVVDESFPGDIVGLHDTGSFRIGDTLTGGEKLSFKGVPSFSPEHFRYINNNDPLKAKQLAKGIDQLMDEGVAQLFTLEMNNRKIIGTVGALQYEVIQYRLEHEYGAKCTYEPLSMHKACWVEADEKSEEFKEFARLKQRFLARDKYNQLVFLADSSFTIHMTQEKFPNVKLHFISEFQQS